In the Schaalia hyovaginalis genome, CCGTCGCGCCCGGCAGATCAACTCGTACAATCTCCAGCTCGAGCAGAACATGATCCAGTACGTCGGGCCGGTCGTCGAGACCGAGCCCGATGAGAAGCCGCTGGCCATCGCCCTGCGCGAGATCAACGAGGGCCTGCTCACGCTCGAAGCCTCGTCAAAGGCCTGAGACATGACCGCCTCGATCGTCGTCGGGGTCGGAGCCGGAATCGCCGCCTACAAGGCGGCGATTCTTGTACGCGAGCTCATCCGCTCCGGCGCGCGGGTCGATGTCGTGCCGACCCCCCGCTCCCTCGAATTCGTCGGCAAGGCGACATGGGAGGGGCTCACCGGGCGCCCCGTCCACGTGGGCGTCTTCGACCACCCCGGATCCGACCACGTCGAGCTCGCCCGGCGCGCCGACCTCGTCGTGGTGGCCCCCGCGACCGCCGACCTCATGGCCCGGGTCCGGGCAGGCATCGCGGACGACCTCCTCACGACCACGATCCTCGCGGCCTCATGCCCCGTGCTCCTCGCTCCCGCGATGCACTCGGCGATGTGGACGAATCCGGCGACGCAGGACAACGTCCGCGAGTTGCGCGCCCGAGGATTCACGGTCATCGAGCCCGAGGTCGGCGCCCTCGGCTCGGGGGATTCGGGCATCGGGCGCCTTCCGGATCCCTCCGACATCGCCGCGCGCGCCTTCGAATGCCTGGGCGGCGGCGAGCGGCGCCTCGCGGGCAGACGGATCCTCGTCTCCGCAGGGGGGACCCGCGAGCCCGTCGATCCCGTCCGCTTCATCGGGAACCGCTCCTCCGGGCGGCAGGGGATCGAGATCGCGAGGGCCGCTGCGGACGAGGGCGCCGATGTCGTCCTCGTCGCGGCCAACATCGAGGAGGCCCTGCTCGCGCCCCTGGCGAGACGGATGCGGATCATCGACGCCCCGACCGCAGCCGACGTCGAAGCGGCCGTTCTGGGCGGACTGGCGGACCTCGACGCGGTGGTGATGACCGCCGCAGTCGCCGACTTCCGGCCGGTCAGCGTCGAGACGGCGAAGATCAAGAAGGACCCGGACTCCTCGGAGGCGCCGACGCTCGTCCTCGAACGGACCGTCGACGTCCTCAAAGCCGTGTGCGATTCCGATTCCCGCCCCGCGCTCGTCGTCGGCTTCGCGGCCGAAACGGGTACCCGGGAGCAGGTCGAGGCCTTCGGAAGGGACAAGGCGCGCCGCAAGGGCGCCGATCTCCTCGCGGTGAACCGGGTGGGCGAGGGCCTCGGATTCGGGGACGTGGACAACGAGGTCCTCCTGCTTGATTCGGCAGGGCGGCGCCTGGGCGGCGAGAGCGGATCGAAGGCGGAGGTCGCCCGCTTCCTCGTCGGCATGATCGCGAAGAGACTCGATAGGATGGCCCAATGACATCTGCGCTCCAGCTTTTCACGTCCGAATCCGTCACCGAGGGCCACCCCGACAAGGTGTGCGATCGCATTTCGGATGCGATCCTCGACTCCCTCCTCGAGAAGGACCCCGCTTCGAGGGTCGCGATCGAGACGATGGTGACGACGGGGCTCGTCCACGTCGCCGGCGAGGTGACGACCGAGGCCTATGTGGAGATCCCCCAGATCGTCCGCGACGAGATCCTCAAGATCGGGTACGACTCATCGAGGATGGGATTCGACGGCGCGTCGTGCGGCATTTCGGTCTCCCTCGATTCGCAGAGCCCGGACATCGCCGGCGGCGTGGACAACGCGCTCGAGGCCCGCGAGGGGTCGGCGCGCGACGAGCGCGACGCCCAGGGCGCGGGTGATCAGGGCATCATGTTCGGCTACGCCTGCGACGACACGCCGGATCTCATGCCCGCGCCGATCTGGCTGTCGCATCGCCTCGCCAAGCGCCTCGCCGAGGTCCGCCACTCGGGCTTCGCGCGGGGATTGCGCCCGGACGGCAAGACCCAGGTGACTCTCGCCTACGAGGGCGATCGGCCCGTCGGCATCGACACCGTCCTCGTCTCGTCCCAGCATGACGAGTCCCTGGGCCGGGCGGAGCTCACGGACCTCATCGAGTCGCTCGTGGTGGCCCCCGTGCTCGAAGAGAGCGGGCTCGACCTCGACACCTCGGCGATGAAGCTCCTCGTCAATCCTTCGGGGCGCTTCGTCATTGGGGGCCCCGCGGGCGATGCGGGCCTGACGGGCCGGAAGATCATCGTCGACACCTACGGCGGCATGGCGCGCCACGGCGGGGGGGCCTTCTCCGGGAAGGACCCGTCGAAGGTCGACCGCTCGGCGGCCTACGCCGCCCGGTGGATCGCCAAGAACGTGGTCGCCGCCGGTCTTGCGAAGCGCTGCGAGCTTCAGCTCGCCTACGCGATCGGACGCGCGAATCCCGTGGGGCTGTACGTCCAGACCTTCGGCACGGGCGCCGTCGAGGACGCCCGGATCGGGGCGGCCATCCGCGAGGTCTTCGACCTGCGTCCCGCGGGGATGATCGCCGACCTCGACCTCCTGCGCCCGATCTACGCCGAGACCTCCGCGTACGGCCACTTCGGCCGTCCGGGTTTCCCCTGGGAGGAGACGAACCGCGTGGAGGCCCTGAAAGCGGTGGTGTCATGAACGCGCCCGACGAGGGCTTCGACCTGCGCTGGCGGCGACGGACGAGCCTGGAGATGGCGGTCTCGGGCGCGATCGGCCTGATCGCCTCCTTCGTGCTGTCGATCGAGGCCTGGCAGCTCGCCAAGGACGCCTCGGCGAACTTCGCCTGCGATGTCTCCTCCGTCCTGTCCTGCTCGACGGTCGCGCTGACGCCGCAGGCCCACGTGCTCGGCTTCCCCAACGCCTTCCTGGGGATCCTCTTCGAGGCGGTCGTCCTGGCGATCTCGGTCGCGTTGTTCGCAGGTGTCCGCTTCCCGCGGTGGTACATGCTCGGCGCGAACCTTATGTACCTCATCGCGATCTGCTTCGCCTACTGGTTGTTCCTCCAGTCGTATTTCGTCATCCACGTGCTGTGCCCGTGGTGCCTGCTCATCACGGTGACGACGACGCTCGTGTTCGCAGGGCTGACGAGGATCAACGTCCGGGAGGGCGTCATCGCCTCGTCGCCCGGCGTCCGGCGCTTCGTCGCCCGCGGCTACGACTGGACGATCACGGGACTGCTGCTCTTCATCATCCTCGCGATGCTCGTCGCCGGATACGGGGTCGCTCTCCTCGGCTGAGGACGAAGACGCCCGCGGCTCGTGGTGCAATAGGAGCGTGGACGAGCAGATAGCCCTTGAGGGATTCGCACCGGCGTCGGCGGAAGCGGCGCCGGTGGCGGCCGTGCTCGTCGATATCGATCTGCCCCACCTCGATCGTCCCCTGGATTACTCCGTCCCCGATGCCCTCGCGGGCGAGGTCGAGCCCGGAAGGATCGTCCGGGTGAGCCTCGCCGGCAAGCGCCGCTTCGGCTGGGTCGTGGAGGTGAAGTCCGCTTCGCCTCTCACGGCGCTCGCCCCGATCGAACGCGTGGTCTCGCGCGCCCCGGTGCTCACGCCCGGGCTCATCGATGTCGCGCGCAGGATCGCGCAGCGCAATCTCGCCACTTTGTCGCAGACGCTGTCCCTGGCGATCCCCGTCCGCCACGCGACAACGGAGAAGGACGTGCTGGCCTCGCCGCTTCCGGCGCTCGCCGCCTGCAGGGCGCCCGATGCGGCGCCCTGGCAGGGCGTTGCGGCGGCTCCGGCCCTCCTCGAGCGCATCGGTGCGGGACGGGTCCCCCGCGCGGTCTGGACCGCTCTCGGCCCGAAGCGGGACGCGCGCATCGTCGAGCTGGTCGCCGCAGCCGCCCATGCCGGGCGGGGCGTCCTCCTCATCGCCCCCACTTCGGCCCAGGCGCGGGCGATGGCGGAGCTCCTCACCCGGAGCCTCGGCGCCGAGGTCCGCCTCATCGACTCCGAATCGACCCCGGCCCACCGGTACCGCGTCCACCTCGAGGCCATGAAGGGCTTCACCCGCATCGTCGTCGGCACTCGTTCGGCCGTGTGGACGCCTCTGGCGAACCTCGGCCTCATCCTCGTCTGGGATGACGGGGATGATCGCCTGAGGGAGCAGCGCGCGCCCAGGTGCGACGCCCTCGACGTGGCCGTGGCCAGGTCCCACATCGAAGGATGCGCGCTCGTCGCCGCCGCCTACTCGCGCTCCGTGAAGGCCCAGCGCCTCGTGGAGACGGGCTGGGCGGTGAGCCTCGTCGAAGGCGTCGAGGCCAGGCGCGGGCTCTCGCCGATCGTGCGCGTCGCCGACGAGGTCGACGCCGAGGCCCAGGGGCCGGCCGGGGCGATGCGGATCTCCCCGTGGGCGCTGCGGACGATCCGTGAGGGGCTCGCATCGGGGCCGGTGCTCGTCCAGGTCGGGGCCTCCGGGTACGTGCCCGTCGTCTCCTGCGACAGGTGCCGCGCGATCGCCCATTGCCTGTACTGCTCGGGACCGGTGTCCAAGACCTCCGACTCGCATTTCGCATGCGCGTGGTGCTCGCGGCCCATGGCCGATTGGCGCTGCCCGAAGTGCTCGGGCACCCGGCTGCGCCATACGCGCGTGGGTTCGGAGCGCACCGCCGAGGAGATCGCCCGGGCGATGCCCACGGCATCGGTCCTCGCTTCGTCTTCGACGCACGCGATCACGCGGAGGATCCCCGCGGACCCGCAGGTCGTGATCGCCACCGCCGGTGCGGAGCCCGAGGCGAGCGGCGGCTATGCGGCCCTGGTGATCCTCGACGCCCGGGCGATCGCGGGACGGGCCGAGCTCTGGGCCCCGGAAGAGGCGATGCGCCGATGGTTCAACGCCCTCGCCCTCGTCCGGCCGGGCGCTCCCGCCCTCGTCGCCTCCTCCTTGGAAACCGCGATGGCGCAGGCCCTGATCCGTTTCGACCCGGTGGACTACGCTCAGCGCCTCCTCGACGAACGCACGGCGCTGGGGTACTTCCCCGCGAAGACGCTCATCGCCATCGACGGGCCCGGCCCGGATGTCGCGGCGGTGGCGCAGGCCGCCCAGTCCGAGGTGATCGGCACGATCCCGATCGGATCCGACGATGAACGGGCGCCGAGGGCGAGGGCGCTCGTCCGCTGCGATCACGCCGACTCCGCGAAGGTCTTCGCGAACATCTGGGCCGTCATGCAGCATCGCTCCTCCAAGCGCCTGCCGCCCCTCCGCCTCACCGTGAATCCGCCCGAGCTCTTCTGAGGGCCGGGGCCCCGCACGGGTAGACTGGTGCGGTGCGCATAGTCTTCGCGGGTACGCCCGCCCCTGCAGTCCCGGTCCTGCGCGGCCTCATCGGATCCGATCATGAGGTCGTCGCCGTTTTGACCCGCCCTCCGGCGAGGAAGGGGCGGGGGCGCGCTCTGTCGCCCTCACCCGTCGGGGAGCTCGCGGCGGAAGCGAGCCTGGAGGTCATCGAGGCCTCGAACTTCAAGGACGCCGAGATCCGCGATCGGGTGCGCCGCCTCGGTGCGGACCTGGGAGTGGTCGTCGCCTACGGCGCCCTTATCCCCGCCGAGGTGCTCGAGATGCCCGCCCACGGGTGGATCAATCTCCACTTCTCCGATCTTCCCCAGTACCGCGGCGCCGCACCGGTTCAATGGGCGATCCTCCGCGGCGAAACCCGCACCGCTTCCTCGGTGTTCCAACTGGAGGCGGGATTGGATTCGGGTCCGGTGTTCTCGCGCCTCCCGGTGGACATCGGCCACGAGACGGCGGGGCAGCTGCTCGATCGCATGGCCGAGCTGGGCGTCGGCCAGGTCCTCGAGGTCGTCGACGCCATCGAGGCAGGGAGCGCTGTGGCCGTGCCCCAGGACGAGGGGGAGGGGCTCATCCACGCCCGGAGGCTCTCCGTGCAGGACGGGTTCATCGATTTCCTCTCATCGGCCGCCGAGGTCGATCGGCGGATCCGGGCGCTGTCGCCCAACCCGGGCGCATGGACCGTCCTTCCCGACGGCAAGCGCCTCAAGCTCGGCGCGGTGACGGTGAGCGATGAGGACGGTCCTGAACCGGGGATCGTGGAAGCGGCGAAGCGATGCGTGAGGGTCGGCTGCGGCATCGGCTCCGTTGAACTGGGCCGGGTCGCCCCTGCCGGCAAGGGGTGGATGGAGGCGAGCGCATGGGCTCGCGGGGCCCGCCTCGCGCCGGGCGCGCGGCTCGGCCGAGGGGAGGGGTCCTGATGGCGACCCATCGCTACAAGGACGGCTACAGGGCGCTGTCGAAGGTCGACGGCGCTCGGCGCATCGCCTTCGACGTCCTCATGCAGGTCTATTCCGAAGACGCCTACGCCAATCTCGCCCTCGCGAAGGCCCTGCGGCGCGCCCGCGCGGATGAGCGCCTCGACTCACGCGATGCGGGGCTCGCATCCGAGCTCGTCAACGGCACCTTGCGGGCCCAGGGGCGCCTCGATTGGGCGCTGTCTCGCCACCTGTCGCGGCCGATGGCCGACCTGGATCTCGAAGTCCGGGTCCTCCTGCGCATGGGCGCGCATCAGATCCTGGACATGCGCGTCCCCGACCACGCGGCGGTCTCGACGACGGTCGACATCGCCCGTCACGTCCTCACCGACGGCCCGACGCGCATGGTGAACGCCGTGCTCCGTTCGCTCACGCGGATGGCGCCCGGAGAACTCGACGAGGCGCTCGAAGGGATCGCGGACCCGATCGAGCGCGCCGCGATCACCCATTCCCATCCCGCATGGATGGTCCGCGAATTCACCAGGGCGCTCGATGCTCACGGCTATCCGGGCGAGGAACTCGAGCCGCTGCTGGCGGGGGACAACGAACCCCCGCTCGTGACGCTCGTCGCCCGGCCCGGCCTCATAGGGGCGCAGGAGCTCGCCGATGAGGCGGCCGATGTCCTCGGGACCCGGGTCGCGCCGGGCTCCTTCAGCGAGTACGCCGTGCACATCGAGCACGGGGATCCCGCCGCCCTCACCGCGATCCGTACGGGGCTCGCGGGGGTTCAGGACGAGGGCTCCCAGCTCGCCGCGATCCTGCTCGCGGGAGCCGGGCTCACAGGCCCCGATGCCTCCTGGCTCGACCTGTGCGCCGGCCCCGGGGGCAAGGCGAGCCTCCTCGCAGCACTGGCCGGCCCCAGGGGCGCTGCGCTCACGGCGAACGAGGTGCACCCGCACCGGGCCCGGCTGGTCGAGCGCGCCTGCCGCGCCTTCGACAACGTCGACGTCGTCTCCGCCGACGGAAGGACTTTCGGCGGGCCGAAGACGCCGTGGCCGTTGGCCTCCTTCGACCGGATCATGGTCGACGCCCCCTGCACCGGCATGGGGTCGATGCGCCGCCGCCCGGAGTCCCGGTGGCGCCGCAAGCCGGAGGATCTTCAGGATCTCCTCCCACTCCAAGCGGCATTGGCCGCACGGGGCGCCGAGCTCTTGCGACCCGGGGGAGTGCTCGCCTACGTCACCTGTTCGCCCCAGGTCGATGAGACCCTCGGGCAGGTGGAGCGCCTTCTCGACAGGGGCGACCTCGAGCTGCTCGACGCGGTGGCCTTGGCGGAGTCGCTCGTCCCCGAATCGCTCGGAGTCCCCGAGGGCGCAGGGACGGTCGGCGCTTCGAAGGGGCGGGTGCTCCAGCTCTGGGAGCACCGGATGGGCACCGACCTCATGTTCATCTCCCTGTTCAGGCGTCGATGAACGGCGTTTCGCGGGTCCGGAACCGATAGCATGGGCGCATGAACGCGACGATCTCACCTTCGATCCTCAACTGCGACATCGGCGACCTGCGCGGGGAGCTCGAGAAGATCTCCGGGGCGGACGTCGCCCACGTCGACGTGATGGACAACCACTTCGTGCCGAACCTGTCATGGGGTCTGCCGGTCGTCGAAGCGGTCGTGAAGTCGGGCGTCCTCCCCGTCGATGCGCACCTCATGATCGAGGACCCCGATCGCTGGGCGCCCCTGTACGCGGAGGCGGGATGCGCCTCGGTGACCTTCCACGCGGAGGCCGCGCACGCGCCGCTCCGCCTGGCCCGGGAGCTGCACCGCATCGGCTCCAAGGTGGGGCTCGGCCTCAAGCCCGCGACCGATATCGCGCCCTTCGTCGACATCCTCTCCGAGTTCGACATGATCCTCGTGATGACGGTCGAACCGGGATTCGGCGGTCAGTCCTTCATCGAGTCGATGCTGCCGAAGGTGCGCCGCACCCGGGAGGCGGCGCGCGCCGCGGGACTGGAGCTGTCCATTCAGGTCGACGGCGGCGTGTCGAGGGCCACGATCGAGCGGGCGGCCGAGGCCGGCGCGGACAATTTCGTAGCGGGATCGGCGGTCTTCAAGGCCGAGGACGCCTACGCCGAGGTCGAGGTGCTTCGCGCCCTGGCGAACGCGCACATGCACTGAGCCCCCGGCGCGGCGCGCCGTTCGTGAGGGGCGGTTCGCCCTCCGCCGCGCGCAGTGGCATGATAGGAGCGGCTCCGGGGTCGGTGAAAGTCCGAGCCGGCGGTGACAGTCCGCGACCCATCTGCCAGCAGATGGTTGAATCGGTGGAATTCCGATACCGACGGTGAAAGTCCGGATGGGAGGAGCAACGGGTGCGCCTCGGCGCACCCGTGCCGTGCGCACCCCGGTGCCGGAAGGACCGCTGTGGCACGCAGACATCGCCCGACGCGTCGCGCGAGCGTCATTGCGCCCATTGCGCTCCTCGTCTTCGCACTCCTCGCATGGTGGGCGACGACGAGTCTTTCCGGCATCGAAGCGTGGCGCCTGCCGAGTCCCGGCGGCACCTGGGCGCGCCTGGTCACAATGGCCTCGTCCGCCTCGCTGTGGTCGAAGACCGCGGTGACGGCCGGCGAAGCGCTATCGGGTTCGCTGCTCGGCGCCCTCGTCGCCCTTCCCCTCGCGTATCTCATCTACCGCTCGCCCCTCGTATCGGCGGCGGTCGAGCCCTTCCTCGGCGCCACTCAAGCGCTTCCGGCGATCGCCCTCGCGCCGCTCCTCGTTCTGTGGATCGGCTACGGGCCCGCTTCGATCACGGTGCTCTGCGCACTCATCGTCTTCTTCCCGATCCTCGTCTCGACTTCCGTCGGCCTTCGTCATCTCGACCCGGAGATCCTCGAAGCCGCGGAGCTCGATGGCGCTTCGGGGCTGACGATGGTGTTCGGCATCGAGTTCCCGCTCGCCGCCCCTTCGATCCTCGGCGGCATCCGCAACGGCTTCACCCTGTCGGTGACCGGTGCGGTGGTCGGCGAGATGGTGATGGGCGGGGCGGGCCTCGGCCAGGTCCTCACGCAGGCCCGGGCCGCGGTCGACACGGCGGGGATGTTCGTGATCATTGGGATCCTGTGCCTGCTCGCGACGATCGTGTACGTCGTGATCTACCGGATCGAGCGCTCGCACAAGTACACCCTCGCTCAGTGAAGGAGCCCTCATGACGCACTCCATGCCCCGTCTCGCCGCCCTCGCGGCGTGCTCCGCCCTCGTCCTCGCGGCGTGCGGCGGGCAGACTGCGCCCGACGCCTCGCAGTCCGCGGCCGCCGACGCGGCCCCCCTGGTCCTCGGCCTCACCTACATCCCCAACGTCCAGTTCGCACCCGCCTACATCGCTGCGGATGACGGATTCTTCACCGAACGCGGCATCGATGCGACCATCCGCCACCACGGCGCGGACGAGGGGCTCTTCACGGCGCTCGTCGCGGGCGACGAGGACGTGGTCATCGCCTCGGGCGACGAGGCGGTCGTGGGCGCGGCCTCCGGGATGGATCTCGTCTCGATCGGCGCCTACTACCGCTCGTACCCCGGCGTCGTCATCGTCCCCTCGGGCTCGGATGTCACGGAGCTGGCCGACCTCAAGGGCAAGACGATCGGGATCCCGGGCGAGTACGGCTCGAACTGGTACGCCACTCTCGCCGCCCTCAACGAGGCCGGGCTCTCGACTGAGGACGTGACCATCGCGTCGATCGGATACACCCAGCAGGCGGCGATCGCCGCCGGGCAGGTCGATGCCGTCGTCGGATTCACGAACAACGACCTCGTTCAGATGGAGCGCGCCGGTCTGAACGTCCATTCGATCCCGCTGGGATCCGATGTCCCCCTCGTCGGCGCCTCGATCATCACGACACGGGCGTGGGCCGAGGCCAACCCCGGGCTCGCGAAGCAGGCGGTCGCGGCGATCGCCGCCGGCGTCGACGCCGCGATCTCCTTCCCGGATCACGCCTTGGAGGTGACCGCCCTAAGGGACGACACCCTGTCGGATGCGGCGACCCTGCAGACGGCGAAGTCCGTGCTGGATGCGACGATCCCCCTGTGGCGGGGCGATGACGGTGCGCCGACCCCCGTTCAGGACACCGGCACCTGGACGAAGATGGTCTCCTTCCTCGGGACGATCCCCGGTCTGCTCCAGGGGGGCGTCGATCCCGCCGCGGTGGTGACGAACGACTATGCGGGTGGCGAGTAGCCCCGTTCCGAGTTTCGGCGCGCCGGGGCGGCGGAGTGCGCCCTGCCTCTAGAGTGGGCCCGTGACTACATTCGAGAACCTCTTCGCCGAACTGTCCGAGAAGGCCCAGACCCGCCCCGAGGGTTCCGGGACCGTTGCCGAACTCGACAAGGGCGTCCATGCGATCGGGAAGAAGATCATCGAGGAGGCCGGCGAGGTCTGGATGGCCGCGGAGTACGAGAGCCTCGACGACTGCGCCCTGGAGATCTCCCAGCTCCTCTACCACGCCCAGGTCATGATGATCGCCAAGGGGCTCACGCTCGACGACGTCTACCGTCACCTCTGAGGAAACCATGCTGCGCATTGCCGTCCCCAACAAGGGGTCACTGTCCGAACCCGCCATCGAGCTCCTCGCAGAAGCGGGGTACCGCACGCGTCGGCGGGGCCGCGAACTCGTCCTCACCGACGCGGTCAACGATGTGGAGCTGTTCTTCCTGCGTCCGCGCGACATCGCGGTGTACGTGGGGAGCGGCTCAATCCACGCCGGGATCACGGGACGGGATCTCCTGCTCGATTCGGCGACGCGCGCGGTCGAGCACCGGGCGCTCGGATTCGCCCGCTCGACCTTCCGATTCGCCGCGCCGATCGGGTGGATCGGCGATCTTCGCGAGATCGCGGGGAAGCGGGTCGGTGCCTCCTACGATCACCTCGTTCGCTCCTACCTGGAGTCGAAGGGGATCGAGGCCGAGGTCGTGCACCTCGACGGGGCCGTCGAGTCCTCGGTGCGCCTGGGCGTGGCCGACCTCATCGCGGATGTCGTCGAGACCGGTTCGACGCTGAGGGCGGCGGGCCTCGAGGTCTTCGGCGATCCGATCCTCGAATCCGAGGCGGTCCTCATCACCCGTGAGGAGCTGCGCGACGACCCGGCCCTGGCGACCCTGGACCGCAGGCTCCAGGGCGTGCAGGTCGCGCGCTCCTACGTGATCGTCGACTTCAACGTCCGCGAGCAGGACCTGGAGAAGACGATCGCGATCGCGCCCGGTTTCGATTCGCCAACCATCAGCCCGCTCCTCGATTCGGAGTGGCGCGCGGTGCGCGTCATGGTCGAGGTCGAGGGGATCAATCTCGTGCTCGACCGTCTCCATGAGGCCGGCGCGCGCGGGATCATCGTCACCGAGCTCAAGGCATCCCGACTCTGATCGGCGCCGGTGCCGCCTCCGGGTCGTAGGCTTGGCCCGTGAAGGAGAACGTTTCAACGAGCACCCGGGTCCTCGGGCTCCTCATCGAGCTCCTCGGTGCCGAGCGCCCGAGGAGCAAACGGAGGCTGAGGGAGCTGCCGGGCTATCGCGGTCTGAGCGGCGCCGCTTTCGAGTCGCAGTTCCAAAGGGACAAGTCGGCGTTGCGCGATGCGGGCATCCTCGTCGAACTCGTCGGCGGCGGGGACGACGCCTACACGATCTCCTCCGATTCCTTCGCGTCGGCGCCGGTCGCCCTCGATGATCTCGATGGGGCGCTCGTCCAGCTCGCTGTGTCGGCCTGGAACCCGCGCGAGGCGGATCCTTCACTCATCGATCCGAAGATCGCGGCCCTTTCCACGGGCGCTTCTCCAGCGGCGGGGCGCCTCACCCTCGGGCTCGAGGGTGCGGAGACGGTCGCCCGAATCGTCGAGGCGATCGCGGATCGGCGGATCGTGTCCTTCGAGTACCGTTCGGTGAACGGCGCTTTCGCCCGAGCGGTCGAGCCCTGGCGACTGGTCGTTAGAGGGCGGGCCCTGTACCTGTGGGGGGCGGATCTCGATCGTGAGGGCCAACGCCTGTTCAGGCTGTCGCGATTCGATTCGCCCGTCGAGTTCCTGGGAGAGCCCGGCGATGCCGGGCCCGTCCCGGAGGACCTCGCGGCTCCTTTCGAGGCGCAGCTCATCGCCCCGCTGCTGCTCGTCCGGGAGACAGCGGCGGCCGGGATCCGGCGCTTCATCGATGAGGGCGATGGGCTCCGCGACGGGAAGTGGCGCGAGGCCCGGGGAGAGCCGGGGGAGAGGGGAGAGTGGGTGTCCCGCATTCTCAGCGAGGTCGAGGACGTGGTCGTCCTCGAACCTGAGGACTTGCGCGAGGAGATTCTCGAGCGTCTTCGCGTCGCGGAGTCGTGGGGTGGTGCCAATGCCTGAGGTCGTCCCCGTCGCGATCGCGCGTCTGCTGTCCCTCCTCGCCTGGATCGGGGAGCATCCCGGTGCCGATGTGGCGGACGCCGCCGCGCGCTTCCAGCGTTCCAAGCGCCAGATCCGGCGCGATATCGAGGCACTCGGCTCAGTGGGTGATTCTCTTCCTGGAGCGTCCTTCGAGATCGATTGGGATCTTTACGAGGTCGAGGATCGTCTCCGGATCCACTCCACGATGGGCGTGGACCTGCCGCCGCGCCTGACCGCGAAGGAGGCCTCGGCGATCCTGGTGGGGCTGGCCGCCCTCGCGCCCAGTCTGGGCGCGGAGCTGAGGGCCCGGATCCCTCGGACGGCGCTCGCCGTGCGCGCCCTGGCGGGTGCGGGCGTCCCCGATCCGCTCGTGATCGCGGAGGAGGGCGCCGACGTCCGGGTGCGTCTGGACCTTCTCGCCCGGGCGATCGGCGGCGCGATCCCGGTGGCCTTCACCTACGCGCGCGATGGCGCTCCCGCGAAGCGCAGGGAGGTGGAGCCCTGGGATGCGCGTCTCGACGGGGGAGAGTGGATTCTCCGTGGATGGTGCCGTGAATCCGAGGGCGAGAGGAACTTCGCCGTCTCGCGGATGTCGGATCTCGAACTCCTCCCGGGACGGGTCATGCACTCGGCTCCGACCGCGGCGAACGAGGGTGAGACGGTGATCGTGCGGACCACTGCCAGGGGGCGCTGGGTCGGCGAGGAATTCGCGACGGTGAGGACGCGGGAATCCGGCGAGGACATCGAATTGGAAGTCCCCGTATGGAACGAGGGATGGTTCGACTCCCTGCTGCTCGACCTCGCCCCCTGCGTCATCGAGGCGCCCGCGGATGCGAAGGCGCGCAGCGCCGCTCGGGCGCGCAGGGCCCTTCGGGCCTGGGAAGAGGCGACTGCGGGGGAGGGGCGATGAGTCCGAAGCGGAGGCGCTCCCGTGAAGCGCCGGTCGACGCGGATGATGAGGCGCCGAGCGCGGCCGAGCGCATGGCCCTCTTCAAGGCCGCGATGAGGCAGGAGAAGACGCATCGGGCCGAGTACGTGCGCGGGCTCTCCTTCCTCCCCGATGCCTTCCAGATCGAGGCGATGGATGCCCTCGAGGCGGAGGAGAACGTCCTCGTCGCCGCGCCGACGGGGGCGGGGAAGACCATGATCGGCGAGTTCGCCA is a window encoding:
- the metK gene encoding methionine adenosyltransferase, encoding MTSALQLFTSESVTEGHPDKVCDRISDAILDSLLEKDPASRVAIETMVTTGLVHVAGEVTTEAYVEIPQIVRDEILKIGYDSSRMGFDGASCGISVSLDSQSPDIAGGVDNALEAREGSARDERDAQGAGDQGIMFGYACDDTPDLMPAPIWLSHRLAKRLAEVRHSGFARGLRPDGKTQVTLAYEGDRPVGIDTVLVSSQHDESLGRAELTDLIESLVVAPVLEESGLDLDTSAMKLLVNPSGRFVIGGPAGDAGLTGRKIIVDTYGGMARHGGGAFSGKDPSKVDRSAAYAARWIAKNVVAAGLAKRCELQLAYAIGRANPVGLYVQTFGTGAVEDARIGAAIREVFDLRPAGMIADLDLLRPIYAETSAYGHFGRPGFPWEETNRVEALKAVVS
- a CDS encoding vitamin K epoxide reductase family protein → MNAPDEGFDLRWRRRTSLEMAVSGAIGLIASFVLSIEAWQLAKDASANFACDVSSVLSCSTVALTPQAHVLGFPNAFLGILFEAVVLAISVALFAGVRFPRWYMLGANLMYLIAICFAYWLFLQSYFVIHVLCPWCLLITVTTTLVFAGLTRINVREGVIASSPGVRRFVARGYDWTITGLLLFIILAMLVAGYGVALLG
- the rpoZ gene encoding DNA-directed RNA polymerase subunit omega — encoded protein: MSGIVAQPEGITSPPIDDLLEHVDSKYALVIFAARRARQINSYNLQLEQNMIQYVGPVVETEPDEKPLAIALREINEGLLTLEASSKA
- a CDS encoding primosomal protein N', which translates into the protein MDEQIALEGFAPASAEAAPVAAVLVDIDLPHLDRPLDYSVPDALAGEVEPGRIVRVSLAGKRRFGWVVEVKSASPLTALAPIERVVSRAPVLTPGLIDVARRIAQRNLATLSQTLSLAIPVRHATTEKDVLASPLPALAACRAPDAAPWQGVAAAPALLERIGAGRVPRAVWTALGPKRDARIVELVAAAAHAGRGVLLIAPTSAQARAMAELLTRSLGAEVRLIDSESTPAHRYRVHLEAMKGFTRIVVGTRSAVWTPLANLGLILVWDDGDDRLREQRAPRCDALDVAVARSHIEGCALVAAAYSRSVKAQRLVETGWAVSLVEGVEARRGLSPIVRVADEVDAEAQGPAGAMRISPWALRTIREGLASGPVLVQVGASGYVPVVSCDRCRAIAHCLYCSGPVSKTSDSHFACAWCSRPMADWRCPKCSGTRLRHTRVGSERTAEEIARAMPTASVLASSSTHAITRRIPADPQVVIATAGAEPEASGGYAALVILDARAIAGRAELWAPEEAMRRWFNALALVRPGAPALVASSLETAMAQALIRFDPVDYAQRLLDERTALGYFPAKTLIAIDGPGPDVAAVAQAAQSEVIGTIPIGSDDERAPRARALVRCDHADSAKVFANIWAVMQHRSSKRLPPLRLTVNPPELF
- the coaBC gene encoding bifunctional phosphopantothenoylcysteine decarboxylase/phosphopantothenate--cysteine ligase CoaBC gives rise to the protein MTASIVVGVGAGIAAYKAAILVRELIRSGARVDVVPTPRSLEFVGKATWEGLTGRPVHVGVFDHPGSDHVELARRADLVVVAPATADLMARVRAGIADDLLTTTILAASCPVLLAPAMHSAMWTNPATQDNVRELRARGFTVIEPEVGALGSGDSGIGRLPDPSDIAARAFECLGGGERRLAGRRILVSAGGTREPVDPVRFIGNRSSGRQGIEIARAAADEGADVVLVAANIEEALLAPLARRMRIIDAPTAADVEAAVLGGLADLDAVVMTAAVADFRPVSVETAKIKKDPDSSEAPTLVLERTVDVLKAVCDSDSRPALVVGFAAETGTREQVEAFGRDKARRKGADLLAVNRVGEGLGFGDVDNEVLLLDSAGRRLGGESGSKAEVARFLVGMIAKRLDRMAQ